One Helianthus annuus cultivar XRQ/B chromosome 12, HanXRQr2.0-SUNRISE, whole genome shotgun sequence genomic region harbors:
- the LOC110896158 gene encoding GDSL esterase/lipase At3g26430, giving the protein MELKACVLFLLLLLSTKPVKTCDFPAVFNFGDSNSDTGGLAAAFGQVPPPNGETFFHRSAGRYSDGRLLIDFMVQSLGLPYLSAFLDALGSNFTHGANFATGGSTIRPPNRTRHQSGLSPISLNVQSYQFNDFHVRTRQVQGIFKELVPKPEAFTRGLYTFDIGQNDLTGGLFLNLTVDQVKASVPDILGQFKTVVKDVYDKGGRFFWIHNTGPIGCLPYVLEYLQINEGQMDKNGCANPINELAQFFNRKLKDLVNQLREELPEALITYVDIYKARYSLISQAHKHGFEYPLRACCGYGGKYNYNIHVGCGGKVNDNGKEIIVGSCKDPSVMIIWDGIHYTEAANKWVFSHIVNGSYSDPSIPLLLACQRKRD; this is encoded by the exons ATGGAGCTAAAAGCATGTGTCTTATTCTTACTACTTTTACTATCAACTAAACCTGTTAAAACATGTGATTTTCCGGCTGTTTTCAACTTCGGTGACTCCAACTCCGATACCGGTGGCCTGGCTGCCGCGTTTGGACAGGTTCCTCCGCCCAATGGTGAGACGTTTTTTCATCGTTCGGCTGGTAGGTACTCCGATGGCCGTCTTCTCATCGACTTTATGG TGCAAAGTTTGGGCTTACCTTACCTTAGTGCCTTCCTAGATGCTTTGGGCTCCAACTTTACCCATGGAGCCAACTTTGCGACCGGTGGTTCAACCATTAGACCCCCAAATAGGACTCGTCATCAAAGTGGTTTGAGCCCCATTTCCTTAAATGTTCAATCATATCAATTCAATGATTTTCATGTCAGGACTCGCCAAG TCCAAGGTATCTTTAAAGAGTTAGTTCCAAAACCCGAAGCTTTTACGCGTGGTTTATACACGTTTGATATTGGGCAAAATGATTTGACGGGTGGTTTGTTCCTAAACTTGACTGTCGATCAAGTGAAAGCATCCGTTCCCGATATCCTAGGTCAATTCAAAACCGTTGTTAAG GATGTATATGACAAAGGAGGGAGATTCTTTTGGATACATAATACCGGCCCGATTGGTTGTTTACCATATGTATTGGAATATCTACAAATCAATGAAGGACAAATGGACAAGAATGGATGTGCTAATCCCATTAACGAACTCGCTCAATTCTTTAATCGTAAGTTAAAGGATCTTGTGAACCAACTCCGTGAAGAACTTCCTGAGGCTTTGATCACCTATGTCGATATCTATAAAGCGAGATACTCGCTCATTAGTCAAGCACACAAGCATG GATTTGAGTATCCTCTTAGAGCTTGTTGTGGCTACGGAGGAAAGTACAACTATAACATACATGTTGGATGTGGAGGAAAAGTAAATGACAATGGGAAAGAAATCATTGTGGGATCTTGTAAAGATCCTTCGGTTATGATCATATGGGACGGAATACATTACACTGAGGCAGCGAATAAATGGGTTTTTTCTCATATTGTAAACGGGTCATATTCTGACCCGTCGATCCCATTACTCTTGGCTTGTCAGAGAAAACGAGACTAA